In Ahaetulla prasina isolate Xishuangbanna chromosome 6, ASM2864084v1, whole genome shotgun sequence, a single window of DNA contains:
- the BCL6 gene encoding B-cell lymphoma 6 protein isoform X1, which produces MASPADSCIQFTRHASDVLLNLNRLRSRDVLTDVVIIVSQEQFRAHKTVLMACSGLFYSIFTDQLKCNLSVLNLNPEISPEGFGILLDFMYTSRLNLRESNILAVMATALYLQMEHVVDTCRRLLNSSETEMISAAKTSREDFLANQMLNQPNMMAYRSRDISESSLPLRNGPICDGRAFMPGLYSSVSGSPISYTSYNTVPIGGYLYSDEELRDARMSISEASRGHLFSRERATPCSVSRSSASEFTRAVANISPSLCRPAVYSPKEETDKENKTDVRYSAATGPDPAPPLTHNSAYFGCNKTSKEEEKPAAEAKRFEPTNAPMNRKVVTSPQSPQKSDCQPNSPTESSSSKNACIGPSATSTKSPTDPKACNWKKYKFIVLNSLNQNAKEDVPEHSEAGTLSPQPYVPSLTCQQSLEPENMDVQSPTKLNINGEDSTIPQASRLNNILNRSLDGSPRSSEDQSPLYLHSSKCSSCGSRSPQHSEMCLHTSGSNFGEEMGETQSEYSDSSCETRSFFCKECQCPFSEEAAFKKHSLQTHSDKPYKCDRCQASFRYKGNLASHKTVHTGEKPYRCGICGAQFNRPANLKTHTRIHSGEKPYKCETCGARFVQVAHLRAHVLIHTGEKPYPCEICGTRFRHLQTLKSHLRIHTGEKPYHCEKCNLHFRHKSQLRLHLRQKHGAITNTKVQYRLSPVDAPPELSKAC; this is translated from the exons ATGGCCTCGCCGGCGGACAGCTGCATCCAGTTCACCCGACATGCCAGCGACGTTCTGCTGAATCTCAACCGCCTTCGGAGTAGGGACGTCCTCACCGACGTGGTCATTATCGTCAGCCAGGAGCAATTCCGGGCCCACAAAACGGTGCTGATGGCCTGCAG TGGCCTTTTCTACAGCATCTTCACCGACCAGCTGAAGTGCAATCTGTCTGTCCTGAACTTAAACCCGGAGATCAGTCCTGAAGGATTCGGGATCCTCCTGGATTTTATGTACACCTCTCGTCTCAACCTACGGGAAAGTAATATCCTGGCGGTGATGGCCACAGCCCTCTATCTGCAGATGGAACATGTGGTGGACACCTGCCGGAGGCTGCTGAATTCCAG TGAAACCGAAATGATCTCGGCTGCCAAGACCTCCCGGGAAGACTTTCTAGCCAACCAGATGCTCAACCAACCAAACATGATGGCTTACAGGAGCCGAGATATCTCAGAAAGCAGCTTACCTCTTCGGAACGGCCCCATTTGCGACGGGAGAGCCTTCATGCCCGGTTTGTACAGCAGCGTGTCGGGATCCCCCATTTCCTACACTAGCTACAACACTGTGCCCATCGGCGGGTACCTCTACTCGGATGAAGAACTACGAGACGCAAGGATGTCCATCTCAGAGGCGTCGAGAGGGCACCTCTTTTCACGAGAACGTGCAACACCCTGCAGCGTGTCTCGAAGTAGCGCTTCTGAGTTTACCAGGGCGGTGGCGAATATCTCGCCCAGCTTGTGCCGCCCCGCTGTCTACTCTCCAAAGGAAGAGACAGACAAGGAGAACAAAACTGATGTCCGCTACAGCGCCGCTACGGGTCCTGACCCTGCACCCCCTCTGACTCACAACAGCGCCTATTTTGGGTGCAACAAAACaagcaaggaagaagaaaagcccGCCGCCGAAGCCAAGCGGTTCGAGCCCACCAATGCGCCCATGAACCGGAAAGTGGTGACCAGTCCTCAGAGCCCCCAAAAGTCGGACTGCCAACCCAACTCGCCAACCGAGTCCAGCAGCAGTAAGAACGCCTGTATCGGCCCGAGCGCAACTTCCACGAAGAGTCCCACTGATCCCAAGGCCTGCAACTGGAAGAAGTACAAGTTTATTGTGCTCAATTCGCTCAACCAGAACGCCAAGGAGGATGTGCCGGAACACTCCGAGGCTGGGACGCTCTCCCCGCAGCCGTACGTCCCCTCGTTGACATGTCAGCAGTCCCTGGAGCCCGAGAACATGGATGTGCAGTCCCCAACCAAGCTCAACATCAATGGGGAAGACTCAACTATCCCGCAAGCGAGCCGCCTAAACAATATTCTTAACAG ATCACTTGATGGTTCTCCTCGGAGCAGCGAGGACCAGTCGCCGTTGTACCTGCATTCATCCAAGTGCAGCTCGTGCGGTTCTCGATCCCCGCAGCATTCGGAAATGTGCCTTCATACCTCGGGATCCAACTTCGGAGAAGAAATGGGTGAAACCCAGTCGGAATATTCAGATTCCAGTTGTG AAACCCGGTCTTTTTTCTGCAAAGAATGCCAGTGCCCGTTCTCGGAAGAGGCCGCGTTCAAGAAACATTCCCTGCAAACGCACAGTGACAAACCCTACAAGTGTGACCGTTGCCAGGCCTCGTTTCGCTACAAGGGGAACCTAGCCAGTCACAAAACTGTGCACACAG GTGAGAAGCCCTACCGTTGCGGCATCTGCGGGGCGCAGTTCAACCGTCCAGCCAACCTCAAGACTCATACGCGGATCCACTCTGGGGAGAAGCCTTACAAATGTGAAACTTGCGGAGCCCGCTTCGTACAG GTGGCTCACCTCCGAGCACACGTGCTCATCCACACCGGGGAGAAGCCGTATCCGTGCGAAATCTGTGGCACTCGTTT